The sequence acactttttaacacattttaagttaaataaaattggacttattattattttttgcactataaggcacactgtagtGTAAGGCACATCATACGACACTAGttactagtagtaggaacaggggtgtcgccatgttttccttctaattcagcaggtcttgcttcTTGGGGTGTCTgatctgatctgcaactacaggaaacgatgagttgaggtttttgctgccaaaggagagtcaaccagttattaaatccaaaggtttacTTCCTTTTTCACCCCCACTGTGaacattaacatgttgtgttcaataaaccaatgcaaacatgtattttttgtgtggtattagtttaagcagactgtgtttgtctattgttgtgacttagatgaagatcagaacacatttaatgaccaatttatgcagaaatccaagtaatcccaaagggttcacatactttttattgCAACTGTAAATATGCCAAATGTCAGATTAGGGATGGCAGTCTGAACGTAGCACAACTAGAAGGATCATTTAGTCCTCTTTAAAATGctgttccagagtttttttttttttcacattttgtccatAATCAAAGACTCCTCTCCAACAGGATGATCAAGAGTACCAGCAGATGTTCAGGGGCTACCTGAGACCCTCCAACAGGACCAAGCCCCGCAGTGCAGGCAGATTCCTCCAGCAGGCCGAGAACGTTGCTCTGCCCTATTCTATAGACTGGAGGGACAATGGCTATGTGAGCGACGTTAAAACCCAAGGTCACTGTGCATCCTGCTGGGCCTTCAGTGCGGTGAGTTACagcaagatacacacacacacacggaggcAAGGAGGTACAAAAACTTGCAGTGATAAAAGGAAAGAGAACGGATGGAAAATGTAATCAAAATATAAGTCAGACTCTTTTTCatattaaaaagtttgggcaccactattaatcttaaacattttagttctaaatatttggctgtttgtaacagccatactcctaactactttttactgacttactgaaatattactgtgtccatcagttattagatatatcaaactgaatcggctgttgcaaacacccaaatatttagaactaaaaatgattaagatgaataggggtgcccacactttttcatatgactgtagtttCTAGATGTCTGGTGAGTAATTTGAAATAAATTGGACAGTATAGACTGAACAGCAGGTTTAGACCATAGGGTTGCCCAGATATAATCTCGACCACAAACTTTAAATACAttctattgagattttaagtgatagaccaacacaaagtagcagatAATTGTGAGTAAAACTCAAAAtatactgtggtaggcccctggggttaggggcgtgaccactgtgacccggaaggaggaagcacacagagatacacagacacggggattaaatgaactcaaaacatacctttattggcttttaacgccctcctccacacccaaaaacaactcaaaagaacatactatggcccaatggggctctagagtttcatagtctctttttaaagtgctgactacgagtccgcgcagcctcagccctccgctccccagtcaaagtcctcaaatgatggcggaggctgagtatatatgcctgtctcaactggcggctcaatcagccctcatgcgggccagctgagacaggcatggctttgcgctctggcgtggggcggacccacaactcccccgcctcctcacgccacaatacatAGTTAGATACTAAATTAGATACAAaatttcaatcaaataaaaatctaaaaaaaagtgtgacatgctTTACTTGGGAACCTCTAAATAAGATTCAGTGCATTAATTCACTAATAACGTCCAGCTGTGTGTGATTTAGTCACAGTATAAATACACATGTTTTGTAAAGGCTTTAGTGGATTATTAGATAAAACTAGTGAACAAAccgcatcatgaagaccaaggaactcaccagacaggtcagagataaagttgaggagaagaagtttaatacagggttaggttataaaacatATCCTAAGCTTTGAGcttcccaaggagcactgttcaatccattatccAGAAATAGAAAAAAGTATTTCAACAACTGCAAACCTTCCAAGACATGGCcttccacccaaactgacagatcaagcaaggagagcactggtcagagaaccagcgaagaggcccatggtcactctggaggagctgcaaaaatccacagctcaggtgggagaatctgaaCATGAATGTGAACTATAAACTATGCGCTCCACAAATATGTCCTGTATGAAGATGTGGCCAGAAGAAagacattgttgaaagaaagacataaaaagtgCTGTTCTGTGATCAgattagaccaggggtgtccaaactttttttgttgggggccagaggaaaaaatatttttgaagtcacgggccacactctgtaattaatcaaataataaaatataccactttaaataatacttttttcctgattactatcatttacacaccattttacttgacttactatctttatctttgacagtgttgtgtaaactaagatttttcaaattgatgtttaatttcatgatgtctcttaatattaaaactccttaattatggcaacttttagactcttttgccccatttttctgcgctagaaatgcgcactctctccgcttttagactctttgccccgtttttctgtgctagaaatgcgcaccctctccgcttttagactcttttgccccgtttttctgtgctagaaatgcgcactctctccgcttttagactcttttccccgtttttctgcgctagaaatgcgcaccctctccgcttttagactctttgccccgtttttctgcgctagaaatgcgcaccctctccgcttttagactctttgccccgtttttctgcgctagaaatgcgcaccctctccgcttttagactctttgccccgtttttctgcgctagaaatgcgcaccctctccgcttttagactctttgccccgtttttctgcgctagaaatgcgcaccctctgcgcttttagactctttgccccattttgatggttttctgtacatgcacacacactcttaccccacttaccccagaaaatggaaagcactaaaaaccctactacctcactggactctattgcacactgtgtaatagaggtaattactacctcactggtcttttttgcacactgcataatttgcacactgtcttgttatttattattctttgtctgtattgtgttgtattgtctgtctgcacttttgtactgttacactttttgttctgtctacactgtgtttatgtgcaccatggtccctggaggaacgttgtttcgtttcactgtgtactctgtatatagctgaaatgacaataaaaaccactttgactttgactttgacataaagccagagctacagtggaaccgtttagatcaaagaatattcttGTGTTATAATGGCCCAGTCACATTAAAATGAAAGTTattgttcacagatgctctccatcctaCCTGGCtcagcttgagctattttgcaaagaagaatgggtaaaaatctctagatgcacaaagctggtaaaGAGACAAAGCCCAAAAAACTTGCATCTTTAATTGCAataaaaggtggctctactaagtattgatataggggtagctaaatacttttgcacatcactcttttcaaagttttatttgaATAACCATTTTAaaaccatgtgtttttttttttgctccacttcacaattatgtgcaacTTATCACTTAAATATCACAAAATATcaataaatgatgttatgtaataacaaaagtttgggagaaggaccacgcccaaactctacgttctaactccaccccatatcaatcaaccgtcctgtTAATATCTGCCCTAACTAACTTCCTCTCGTGATGAAAGTTcccaacccacctcctccccaacaaccctcTTTTTCTACTCTAaaaggggggatataactgcacgcttcttcaagcacgcagttcagaactccagcccaaatttccctgagttcccttccctttttccttcttctttctccacttctttaggcgtggtccgaaCTTAGCAAAAATAGATTtaagttaaaatgtgaaaaagttcaaaagGTTCACGGTTAGACACTTTTCATTAAAGGATTCACTCTCTGTGTCACAAAGCACTACTCTAGTTCCATTAGATTAGCTAAATCCTTCTTTGTTTTGTAATATCCATCTCTCTCAGGCAGGGGCGTTAGAAGGTCAGATGTTCAGGAAGACGGGGAGCCTGGTATCTCTGAGCACGCAGCAGCTGGTGGACTGCTCTTGGCTGGATGGAAACGATGGCTGTGGTGGAGGTTCGATGGAGCTGGCTTTTGAGTATATCAGCAGAAGCGGAGGTTTACAGACAGAGTCCGACTACCCGTACAAGGCCAGGGTGAGCCTATATCACAAATTAATTCAAAATCAAGAATTATAATTATCCTTTAACCTGTCCTCACTGTTCCTGTCTCTCTCCAGGAGGGGATGTGCATGTTTAATCCACAGAATGTGTCGGGGAAATGCCACGACTTTGAGGAGCTGCCGAAGGGCGAAGAGAAAGATCTGCAGAAAGCTGTTGTTGCAGTTGGGCCTGTTTCTGTAGCCATAGATTCCTCCAATAAGACTTTCCTGCTCTATCAGTCAGGTGATCTCCAGACACCACTCAAATCGAGTGTCGCTTGATAGTATTGGGTCAATATTAATAGTTGAATTGTTGTTCAGATTTTATACaaatacattattataaaaaaaaaaaagttaaccttCAATACTTCAAAGTAATTTGTTCGTTTTTTCTGTCTTGGTCCCTTAAAAAATTGATTGTGATCAAATTTCAtactcattaaaaataattttagaatattaaaatgtatctttgaaataTAACAAAATCACTATGATCAATTCAACGTTTCTAACTCTAGGTCAACCACATTGTCACTAAAATGGTTCACtttaagttacacttatatagcacctttctagaaaccctagGATTTACACATAACAATTTATACTAAGCACCAGAATTGGCCAACTACATCTAGTCTAGTCTACATCTAGCTCTACCAGCTTCCCCGTCTTCCTGAACATCTGATCTTCTAACACTGTTTTCAAATCTGCTCATTTGAACCGCACTAAGTATACAAtcaaacaaaaatgataaaaagtcaCCGTACCACCCTACATGCAGCTTGACAGTGATAAAGCTGGAAAAATATAATGAttgtagtcaagtcaagtcattatcaaccgctttatccattaagggtcgcggggggggtgctggagcctatcccagccagcatcgggcggaaggcaggatacaccctggacaggccgccagtccatcgcagggcagacagacacagacagacacacagacacattcactcacacactcacacctagggggcaatttgttTCTTGATGATTGTAGTGATGTGTCAAATGTAAAtatgtcttataaatatgataaatagtcaaaaaaaaaatgaaaaatcagattcattatttttttaaatgtaagtagAGACCCAACAGGCCTATGCATTGTCTTACTAAAGAGTATTCTGTCTTTCTGGTTCTTTACGTGAgacttaatttaaactaatcTAACCAACTAGGTGAAAACTAACAGTTAACCATTATCAGTAGAATACCTCCTAAGAATTAAGTTCTGTCTAACAAAAACAGGTTTGACTTAATAGTTCAGTAATAGGAGAAATGGGCAAAAACCACTACACAACAATAttacataacatgtgaaaacagcccagCACATGGTTTGAGATGTTCAGTGGTTCAGAACTTAGTCTACactagcggttacagaacataacattCAAACTTTGTTTCCCTAGGAGGTTAAAAATGTGACATAGTGCTTAATAAAACTAATGAAACAACAGACATTCGTTTTAGCTTGAATGTTGGTCATGGCGTCAGATGACAAACATTTTACGTCAGTATAGCGTCTAATACTCTTAGTGCCTGCAGGGTAGGAAAGTCTAGAAACTCAAAGAAACTTAGACCACCGACCTCTTAAGCCCACAGCGTCTTAAGCCCTACTTGAAAAAATACTTTCAATTAAAAGTTTGTGACCTAAATaggcatacaataaataaaacaatatttctaaagtaatccaaaagacCAAGTCAAATAAGATAACAGTAAACAATACTGCATAGTATATTTGGAATAGAATATTGTGTAATAGTGGctacatgcagagcatgggaggtcACATGTTACCAGACTAACTCAGAGACTAGGTTCTTGTactttccttaaatatccaaccagagCAGAACACTTTGTATTACATGGAAATTGGAATTTGGGACTATTTACATTTGGATACCTTAATCATCACAAGGCATCCCTAAACAAAACAGGAGCAGCAAGGGAAGTGTCTTTCCAGAAAGTTCAGAACTGTTCCATTTAGGTTATCTTTAGCATTTGTTCACTGAGACCTTTGTAATTCTCACACTGAGACAAAAaaattatactaaacatgaacacatattatatatattatataaacaaaataaatttcaGATCCATCATTTAAAACGATGCTCTTTCACCTCAGTACACCTCTCCAAGCAAGAGGTACCAATTGCCCTTGGCTCGCTGTGGACATGACTGTgacgtttttttaaatattaatcataagtttaatatttaacattttaagtaaacctcactgtgatctatattaatctatattccaccattttcagcttctctgaAAATGGTGAGGCTCCCATGTGTGTGTAAActcgcagcctgctgttccctgattggctggacgcagtgcGGCGACCGAATTCATTTGAATTCGCACCAttcgcaccatgtggcctcagttgctcgatcctgccgcttcgcgctttatgacaaaaaaaattagaccatttctgacgcaacaggccacccaactcctggtacaagcggtcttcatctcacgactcgactactgcaatgccctactaactggcctcctgtcctgtgtagtaaaaccacttcacatgatccagaacgcagcagcacgtctggtcttcaaccagccaaaacgggcacatgtcaccccgctcctcattgagctccattggctaccagttgctgctcgtatcaaattcaatgTTCTttcaatcgcctacaaggtgatgacagtacaggctccttcctacctgcactcgctcctgaagacttacgctacctcccggccgctgcgctcctccaatgaacgtcgcctcgctttaccaaacaaacattcacacaaaccaaagaacaatccagactgttctcatacagagttccccaatggtggaacaaactaccttccactaccagatcaggactatctctcactatctttaagaaactcctgaagacagagctcttcaaacagcacttactctcctaacacctctaacacactaactacttctaatctcatttccttcttcccctccttcactcctctatcccattatttcccttcgacctcctttaagccctatctaaaaatgttttacttctattacttttgtacttgactattgtaagttgctttggacaaaagcgtctgccaaatgtaatgtaatgtaatgaataaagTTGAGTTCTGCTAAACATTTTGCTGGACGGCGTGGCTGCGTTCAAcccaacgcaacccagcatgcactgcggCATGCAGCGGCTTTCTTCATTTAAATGAATGAGATGTGTCAAGGCTtcagtgccagtggacacgtccCATTAATTTGATTAACAAATGGTACATTCATTACATTTAATCTGATTCCTGTCTGTTAAAAGATTCTAATGTCCCAGGTGAGAAGTGGAGGTGAGCAAAGACAATCAGGGTACCTCACTGAATAGCCTTACAGAAAGTTTACAGTGGGGAATAAAGGAAACAGTATTCTCAGAATGACCCTAATATATTTTGATATCTTATTGGTCTGATTGTTGATTGCAGGTATTTACAATGAGCCATACTGCAGCAGCTACAACGTGAATCACGGCGTTCTGGTTGTTGGCTACAACACTGACAGCTCTGGACGGGAATACTGGGTGGTCAAGAACAGGTAATCAAATGAACCAACTAAGAAAATATCAACAGCATGAAATACAGGATAATTGGTGGGGAATGTGGCTCATGCAAAAACCGGTACTAATGGCATCATCCAGATCCCTAATCTTAATAATATACCACACAGTAACAGTGATGTGTTTTGCAGTTGGGGTGTCCAATGGGGTGAACAAGGCTACATACGGATGTCCAGGAACAAGGATAACCAGTGTGGTATTGCAACGAGAGCCAGCTTTCCTCTGGTTTAAAGGTACATTTCACATTCTACAATCATCCTAAACGCTGAGCTTATGACCCTTCAGCAACCCTTACTCTGTGCAGTCTTTTTAACCATCTTACATTTATTGGGTGGAAAAAATGATAAACTCACCAAAACCCTACAGAAGCTAAAAAGGTCCTGAAggttaaaatgcaaaaataatgtGCATTCCTGATTttaacacaaatatttttttttctttttttagctataaaaatatttttttgtactgCTGAGCTGCACCAGAAGGGTAacatatgaaaaataataataataacattggcTAAAGTTAAGCAATTTTTATGAACAAGGCAGCTGATTTTTTCTTAAACTTTCAGGcaattggtaaaaaaataaaataaaatcagatgGGCTAAACGCAAAGAATTAGTTTGCTGTATGAGCACTGACCACAAGGGAGCAGTCCACTT is a genomic window of Astyanax mexicanus isolate ESR-SI-001 chromosome 14, AstMex3_surface, whole genome shotgun sequence containing:
- the LOC103022985 gene encoding procathepsin L isoform X1; its protein translation is MQIALQLQENTKRRMKAVLVVAALAAVAGAASVSMEDLEFHQWKLDHGRSYESEEEESQRKMVWLSNRKLVLEHNVLADQGLKSYRLGMNLFADMNNQELQAWFSNCLLPFNRTKTSTAATFLQQAEGAALPDAVDWRAMGYVTKVKNQGNCGSCWAFSAAGALEGQMFRKTGSLVSLSTQQLVDCSWLDGNDGCGGGSMELAFEYISRSGGLQTESDYPYKAREGMCMFNPQNVSGKCHDFEELPKGEEKDLQKAVVAVGPVSVAIDSSNKTFLLYQSGIYNEPYCSSYNVNHGVLVVGYNTDSSGREYWVVKNSWGVQWGEQGYIRMSRNKDNQCGIATRASFPLV
- the LOC103022985 gene encoding procathepsin L isoform X7, coding for MRVLLTVTTLVAVVSATSVSLEDLEFQEWKLKYGKSYDSEEEESQRKMIWMTNLKLVLEHNMLADQGLKTYRLGMNHFADMDDQEYQQMFRGYLRPSNRTKPRSAGRFLQQAENVALPYSIDWRDNGYVSDVKTQGHCASCWAFSAAGALEGQMFRKTGSLVSLSTQQLVDCSWLDGNDGCGGGSMELAFEYISRSGGLQTESDYPYKAREGMCMFNPQNVSGKCHDFEELPKGEEKDLQKAVVAVGPVSVAIDSSNKTFLLYQSGIYNEPYCSSYNVNHGVLVVGYNTDSSGREYWVVKNSWGVQWGEQGYIRMSRNKDNQCGIATRASFPLV
- the LOC103022985 gene encoding procathepsin L isoform X4 yields the protein MKMRVLLAIAALVAVARTASISQEDLEFHGWKMKFGKSYDSEEEESQRKMIWMTNLKLVLEHNMLADQGLKTYRLGMNHFADMDDQEYQQMFRGYLRPSNRTKPRSAGRFLQQAENVALPYSIDWRDNGYVSDVKTQGHCASCWAFSAAGALEGQMFRKTGSLVSLSTQQLVDCSWLDGNDGCGGGSMELAFEYISRSGGLQTESDYPYKAREGMCMFNPQNVSGKCHDFEELPKGEEKDLQKAVVAVGPVSVAIDSSNKTFLLYQSGIYNEPYCSSYNVNHGVLVVGYNTDSSGREYWVVKNSWGVQWGEQGYIRMSRNKDNQCGIATRASFPLV
- the LOC103022985 gene encoding procathepsin L isoform X8 — its product is MKAVLVVAALAAVAGAASVSMEDLEFHQWKLDHGRSYESEEEESQRKMVWLSNRKLVLEHNVLADQGLKSYRLGMNLFADMNNQELQAWFSNCLLPFNRTKTSTAATFLQQAEGAALPDAVDWRAMGYVTKVKNQGNCGSCWAFSAAGALEGQMFRKTGSLVSLSTQQLVDCSWLDGNDGCGGGSMELAFEYISRSGGLQTESDYPYKAREGMCMFNPQNVSGKCHDFEELPKGEEKDLQKAVVAVGPVSVAIDSSNKTFLLYQSGIYNEPYCSSYNVNHGVLVVGYNTDSSGREYWVVKNSWGVQWGEQGYIRMSRNKDNQCGIATRASFPLV
- the LOC103022985 gene encoding procathepsin L isoform X9 → MKVLLIVAALVAVADAASVSQEELEFQSWKQKHGKSYSSEEEESQRKMTWMTNRKLVLEHNMLADQGLKTYRLGMNHFADMDNQEYQIKFASCLKSFNRTKIQHVASFHRQAESDPPEAINWMEKGYVTAVKNQFTCGSCWAFSAAGALEGQMFRKTGSLVSLSTQQLVDCSWLDGNDGCGGGSMELAFEYISRSGGLQTESDYPYKAREGMCMFNPQNVSGKCHDFEELPKGEEKDLQKAVVAVGPVSVAIDSSNKTFLLYQSGIYNEPYCSSYNVNHGVLVVGYNTDSSGREYWVVKNSWGVQWGEQGYIRMSRNKDNQCGIATRASFPLV